The region TCCAGACAGTAGGACCAGCAGAATGTCCCCAGTCCAGAGGTTCTGAAAGCCATGCTCCTACGCCATCATTAAACTAGATTCCTTGTCATAACCAGACAAGATGTAACCTAAGGAACAACCCACTTGGTGCTTTCTTGACTTGGTCCGAGTTGTACTTTTCCAGATTCCTCCTGCAAGTCATCAAGTGCTGTTCTCTGTCTCCCACCATGCCTCCCAGCACAGCCTGAGTAGAGgagttcttccttctccctcctcagaACACCTTGACAAACACGTCAGAATGTCTGTATGGTTTTCTTAGCAATCCTTGTCAGCAGCTTAAGAACCACAGAAAGCCTCTCCTCCCGCCGTTATTAAAGTGGCTTCCTGAAACTACCCCAGTGGAACCTGCAGACTTCCACCCATCACCTCTGACCCAGACGGGGCCCTCTGACGTGAGAAGCACCAGGTGAGGGCTACCTGTAGACCACTGGCCTGCACCCAGAGGTCAGTGCCTCCAGTGTTTCTAGGCTGGTAGCGGTACCCAGTGCACTGAGCTGTGAAGGGCCATCAGGGCCATCGGCCCATCCTGGAGGGTTATGGCTACTGGAGGGTACAGGAAGAATCCCCAAGACAGCACCAGCAGCAAGAACATGTGGAAGAAGCGATAGGCTTAGGAGGAATGAGGTCCAGGTCCTCATCATCTGGAATCTCATCCAGGTGGTATCCATCCTGCAGCAGCTGCCGGCTCACATCCTGGTTCACCTgctaaaggaagagagagaactgtagAACAGGATGTGAAGCATACACAGCTGCTGCCTGAAGGCAGGTCCCTGTCACCACACTGAAGCTTTTTGTCCCTGCTCTACCTAGCCCCAGGCCAACTGCACAACCTGGATTACAGAAGGATCACCCTTACCCTGCAGTGTCTTTCCAGCAGTGAGAAACTCCCCAGAGGCTTACTGAGAATCAGCCGggcttcacttaaaaaaaaaaaaatcaatgtactAGCTCTCCCCGCTGGAAACCCAGATATCCTTGTCAAGATTCAAGAATATGGGGCTGTCCtctgtggtgtcacatgcctttgatcccagcacttgagagacaggcaggcagttcccagttcgaggcaagcctggtctacatagtgagttccaagacagccaatgCTATGTAGAGAGGAGACTGTTTCaaaaggggaaggaaggttgGCAACAGAAACATAGGCTGGAGTGTTGGAGGTGTATGTGGGACAGTAGAGAGGGGTAGGGGACAGCTTTGTCTGCTAGTTGCTTCTGTGCTGTTGGGCTCCTGCAAAGTCAGCCTGGTTCCACCAGCGTCCTGGCAGGCAGGTCATCAATGAGGCTAGGGAATTTTAAGACTTGTGATCTTGACAGAATTTTCTTAGTTTTTGACAATCTTAATGTCTTAGACATATAAGGAGGGTACACTGTGCAAGCCGTTTTCTCCTTTGTAAAAACTGAGATTAGCCAAAGATTCCTAGGAGAATGAAGGAGCTGCCTACCCAGTGTGGTCCTGTCCCTACTGCAGCTCCTTTGTACCTGTACTGGCACATGCCACATGCCTGGCTGAGAATTTTCTGTCCCTTTGGTGGTTCTCTCTGGGACAATCAATCTGGAAAGATGTCCTAAAGACCAGCCTAGGGGGTGTGTTCAGACTATTCCCAGAGACGGAACtgaagagagcaagccagtggaCGATGGGTGGGGCAGGGCTGAATGCtgactcagagaaagaaagagaagacttgAGTTATCTTTCCACACTGGAAGGCAGGCCTATGACCAGTGGGTCCAGGCtgcaagaaacagaaagagctggAAACTACCCAAAGAAGGAGTTGTATGTTTGCTGGGAGAGGGTAGCAAGCAATGCTTCTTAGGTATAGTGCGTGGCCAATCACAAGAGGCACCCCAGCAGTTTATAAACACTTAGCTGGAACGTACCAAGAGGATTCCTAGATTATGGACTTCTGAGAGCACTTCTGGCCCTGAGGATATAACGTCTCCTGAATTTCAACAGCCTAAGACGCCTGTTATCTCTGCTTAGGGAAGAGTGCAGAGTAGAAGACTAGAGAACAGAGTGGAATCTAGTAGCACCGTGCCCTGCACACAGCAGGCAGCAAACAAACATTTTGGCAGTGGTGGTGATGCTGCTGCCTGCAGCCTGACACTGCACAGATGGCGCTCTGGACTTGCCTCTGCAGAGGAATACCCGGAGGAGTATCTGGATTCCAGCTCCCCATCActaggagaagaggaagacaatCAGTTCAGGGGACAGCTATGTGGCACAGCTGCAAATGGCGACGAGGACATGCAAGGGGGTCTGAAGGGCTCGTGAAGCAAAGACTGCACACCAGAGAACTCAAGCCCAGAGTCCCAGTGAGTGAGTATGCCAATGGCTCCCTCAGATGACTCCAGCAGAAACAGTCATTCTCACTAAAAGTGCAAGCAGAATAGGACAGGAACTCTTCCAGCCATGTCATCCCCGGAAGGGACAGCACTAAAAGAGAGCAGCTCTGGAATGTACATGAAGGGCCCTGGGGGAGAGGCAGCAGGCAAGGGCATCAAGCAATCTGCTGTGCTAGTCAAATCACTCCTGACTGTTTCCAAAGAAAGCACTCACCTGTCAGAGTCAAGGGACACCAGGTTTTCATCTGGACTCTGGCTAAGAGCAGTATAGCCCTTGTTAAACTTCACTGACCTGAGATGGGGCAGGGAAGAAAGCACAGGCAGTTCACAGGGAAGGCCAGAGCCCTGGTCCCTACGCAGAAAGAACTGACTGGACCATTCCAGACTTTCCTTCTACCCAATCTCAGCCACCACGACCTGCTGCTCTGTGCAGTTGGCTCCGGCTCCTCAGGTTCTTTTCTGGCCCACTCTACTGTACTGAAAGCTCCTAGGAAAGGCACAccgcaccccaccccccaccccccccccagccccattTCATGAACCAGGTAAAGCAGCATCTCTCCACCTTAACCAGAGGATCCCAGGCAAATTCTTTCACATTTGAGTTTCAACATTCAGTTATAAAAGGCTGTGTGCGGTCTTATTCAGCTCTAAGAGCGTACCAATCTGCGTTTTACAACTCCCCAAAACTCATCATGGGACTCCAGCCACATCTCATCCTTTAATGAATATCCTATCTATGCACTGATGGAACTCCCCTATTACAAAGCCTATTTCGTGATACTAGCACAGTCTTAAAGAGAGGCAGTTCTCGTTCTcactctccctcccacccccatctctcctcGTTCCCATTCTTAAGGTGCCAGCAGATAAGCTAGCTAGCTCAACCTTAAACAGTGCCCTGTTTCCCAAGCAGGGAGGGATAAGGCCTTCTCTGGAAGCTGCTGACACAGAGGAAGTAAAGCCCACTGAGACCTTTTCCCTGAAGAATCGGGGCGGTTCGTCAAGGCACCCAGCATGCCCTTTCTCCGCAGAACGGCCTTGGCATGGTCCCGGTGCTTCTCTGGAAGTCAAAAGGTCTTAGGTCAGCCGGGTCTTCCTCATTCTGCCGCTTTCCGGGCTCTTGGGGACAGGAGAGGGCTGCACCTAAACCCCTTCCCCTCTGGGGACAAGATCACCGGGCTCTAGGGCCCAACCCCCGGGCACAGCAGCCCGCCCGGGCAGAGACCCTCATGCAGCCCACCGCACTCACTCAGCTTAGCCTGAATGGAAGGTGCGCGCGTCACCAAGTAGGGTCCCCGCTTCTCCATGGCGGGGGGCGGCCGTTCCCCGAGCCGGAGGGCCGCGCCGCCGCTCTGTGCAGAGGGCAGCAGCCCCGGGGCCCCTGCCACGCTGTCGGGAGCCGCGCCAGGCTGGGACCCCTGGCTGGACGTCCGCACCGCGTGCCCGCGGAGCTCCCCGGTCGCCATGACCggccccgccccaccccgccAGTGGCCAGCCCGGCGCAGGGAGGAACGAATGACAAGACGTACACTCCTTTAGAAAGATGGCGACGCGCAGGCGCGGGCTTCTCTTGGCGCTTTCCGCCGGCCTGCTGCGGAGAGAGCATCAAGGTTCCGCCCTAGCTGGAGCTGGCCAGCCCAGGTCCTTGCCTTTCAGGTTTCAGAGTAAACCCGAAGTCTGCCTGAGCCTGTTGATGTGCAGGATCTCAGTTCAGTCTAGAGTCGAAGTAAAATGACATTTAGTAGGGTAGCGGGTGTGCCGACCCAAGTTCTCTCTGTATGCATCGCGAACCTCTTTCACCGCAGCCGGAGCTCCTTTTAGGTCTGATGCAGGAGGGGTCCGGCTCATATGCAGGGGCTACAGGGCCTTTCTCTAGAAAACAGGCCTGGGGGGGGGGTCGAGATTTACCCATGGCATCCTACACAAATCCCACCGCTTTTAATTTTTTGCCTGCCCGAGATATTGGCCACAACTGGCTCTCTTTAGGCATATTCACACACTTAAATACAACCTTGGGGCTGGAAGTATATAGTCCAGTGGTAAAGGCCTTGCCTGGCATGCAAaaggcctccctccctctccctttttcctgtctctccctctctctttgggGGGTAAAATgggaagctgggcatgatggtgcacactgTAAGCCCAggacttgggaagtggaggccgAGTTCATGATAAGTCTGGGCTATAAGCCCttgtcttttgaaaaaaaaagaatgaaggtcctgcagtaacaaaaataaattggAAGCTAGAAAGCAGGGTGAAAGTGCACTCTTGAGTCTGTGTGTGGCAGGGTACAAGGCTGTGTCAAGACTCTTGACTCTGGCCCCCAAGGGATGTGCTTATGTCTGGCTGGAAATAAGCTCCAGATCCTTGTAGAAACTGCCAAATATCGTGAGGCTGTCCCACAGCTAACACATTGTCGAAGGGTAGGTCAATATTGTACAGCCAAAACCCCCAGGGACAGACAAAACATGCTGGAtaggagaaaaggaagcatttgGAGTTAGAGCTTTTGCAAAAATCAGATTTGATGGAACCTATGATATTTTGGTGAATTCCATCCCAAACtggacttgttttatttttaggcaGAATCTTggtatgtagcccagactggccttgaactcacaatcctcctgctttggtTTCCCAGGTACTGGAATTGCAGGTTTCTACCACCATTCCCAGCTGTTGGAATTGTTTACTTCCACAAACACACAACTCAGTTTGTTGTTCAGCTGGGGAATACAGCTCAGTTGTTGAATGTTGCCTAACACACATGAAGTCCTGCGTCCATTCTCAGGGTAAACGAGACAAGTTTGTTGGATCAGTGTCCACACGACCTGGCTAAGACACAAAACTCCCAGTCACCAGGCTGAAACTGACTTGAGAAATCAAGATTAGAGAAATAACCAAATATGCCAAACCAGGTTCACTGGTATGACAGCAAAGTTTTCTATGTCTTAActctttcatagaaaaaaaaaaaaaataaccggAAGATACCTGTATTGgccagttttgtttcctttgtctcCCTGACCTAGGCTTCTAAGGAGAGCAATGTAGATGCCCAATccattctcttgtttctgcctctatTGTCTATAAACAAACCTTCCAGCTCAGCTCATTggaaacactgaaaacaaagtTGCCTAATTtaagaggtgggagtgggagaccCAGGAAGTACTTCGCAATAAGACACTTGCCTTGGGGAAAATCCTCACCCTCACTGTTAAATTGTAATTTTGTCTCAAGAAAAGTGCTATTTGGTAGATAAGAGTTTAacacaggccaggcagtggtggcggacacctttaatcccagcactttggagacagggacaggcggatttctgagttccaggccagcctggtctacagagtgagttccaggacagccagggctacacagagaaaccctgttttgaaaaaaataaaacaaaacaaaaacctcccaaaacaaaacaaacaaaaaagcttaaCACAGGTCTGAAGCTAAACCTCATTTCCTACCTTACTGCTACATCCTGCTTCGTGCCTTAATCTGGAAGATGTGAAAAGCTAGATAGAACAAGATGCCTCAGCCAATAAAGATACCACTacaaacctgagtttgatctacTCAGTGGAGAGAACTGAATCTTTTAAGTTGAGTTGTCCCTTGAacgccacacacacataaatgaaattaaaaaaaaaaaaaaaaaaaaaaaaaaaaaaaaaaaaaaaaaaaaaaacttgaagaaaaTAACCAAAAGCTACAATATGGCTGGTACGGTGGCAAACACCTtcaaattccagcactcaggaagcagagcaagCAGAGTTcgcagccagcctggtctagaacagccaggaccacacagagaaacactgtcttgaaatacaaaaccaaaagctaGGATCATGTCTCCTGAGAGGGATACAATTAAGATTCCATATAGCACAGAGGGTTTTTTGTAGCTGTCTGGCCTGAACTAtgtttgtagaccaagctggctttggaCTCAGTGGTGCACAGGCCTCTCTCTAGTGTGGGGCTAAACACAGGTGCCACCGTGAGTGAACTGTCAGACAGGTGCAGATTCTAGGATATTCTACAATGGACTGTACTTTGGTAGGCAACTTTTAGaagaaagtatgtgtgtgcataggtgtgaAAGTCAGAGAAGCTTGAGATTTGGGCTCTCCTTCCATTCTGGAGGGTGGAGACTGAGCTCAGGTCATGCTTCAGGGTGAGCAACCTTGATCAcggaaccatcttgctggcctgaaAGCACACATTTTTCAAAATTGATTCAAAATATATAGAGTTGGGAGTGAAGGCTATTTGTGGAGAAAAAATAAGTCAGGAGCTGGTGGTAGGTGGGAATTTTATAAAACTACCCTACCTCAGCTAATGAATGGTCTACAACGGCAGTggctcatggtgtgtgtgtatgtgagacaACCCTTTCATgtgggttgcctaagaccatccaaAACCAAacatttgcattacaattcataacattagcaaaattgcagttattaAGTGGCAATAATAAAAGTAACTTCATGGTTGGGGGTCCCagatcaggaaggttgagaacactgcTCTAGTCTAAAATAACCTCCTTTTCTCACCAAGTCAACCTTCAGCCTATTGTATACTCCAAGACCTTCCATGGGAAACCTCTCCCTTGAGGCTTCAAACTTTACATCCTTCCCATTAGTTTCACTCGTTACTGTCCAACGGCTcagcctccctccctgtctcactGCATTCCTTCAGCTTCCCACCTCCGGTCGGTTGCTCTGTTGTCAGTGTTGGCATGTCTGGTACAGGAGGCATTCAATGTCTATAGCATGAAGACCATTACAGCATTACCTTATACACAAGTATATTACACACCATGGTAGATAGATGTGAACTTTGTTTTCTCCTTGGCTTCATCCATGGCCATGAGGAAACGGACCATTTTAGTAAGTTTGTACTCTTCTATATTAAAAGAGCCTGGAtgggcgtggtggtacacacctataattctagcacttgggaagtagaggcaagaggaatAGGAGagcttcaaggaaaaaaaaaaatcctttcttcccaCTCCAGTGGTAAAGGCCAAACATAACAGCTAAGTAAAGTTACCTTTGGGGTCTAGAATTAACAACAATTCTTGAGGCTTTAACTAAAATGGCACTTCCTTTAATGCCTTGAATGTACCTGAATGTATGTTCACAGAACTTTTAAATTTGCTATATTGGGTAGttgtttaatatttcttaatgttTCTCCCCACAAACACAGGATCCTCTACAGCCAGGACATCAGCAGGAGTCCCTGGGATGAGTAATCTAAATAGTATCTGGAGGAAACCAAGCACTGGGTGTGAACATGAAT is a window of Arvicanthis niloticus isolate mArvNil1 chromosome 26, mArvNil1.pat.X, whole genome shotgun sequence DNA encoding:
- the Fam219b gene encoding protein FAM219B isoform X2; this translates as MATGELRGHAVRTSSQGSQPGAAPDSVAGAPGLLPSAQSGGAALRLGERPPPAMEKRGPYLVTRAPSIQAKLKKHRDHAKAVLRRKGMLGALTNRPDSSGKRSVKFNKGYTALSQSPDENLVSLDSDSEARLILSKPLGSFSLLERHCRVNQDVSRQLLQDGYHLDEIPDDEDLDLIPPKPIASSTCSCCWCCLGDSSCTLQ
- the Fam219b gene encoding protein FAM219B isoform X6, with the protein product MATGELRGHAVRTSSQGSQPGAAPDSVAGAPGLLPSAQSGGAALRLGERPPPAMEKRGPYLVTRAPSIQAKLKKHRDHAKAVLRRKGMLGALTNRPDSSGKRSVKFNKGYTALSQSPDENLVSLDSDR
- the Fam219b gene encoding protein FAM219B isoform X3, which encodes MATGELRGHAVRTSSQGSQPGAAPDSVAGAPGLLPSAQSGGAALRLGERPPPAMEKRGPYLVTRAPSIQAKLKKHRDHAKAVLRRKGMLGALTNRPDSSGKRSVKFNKGYTALSQSPDENLVSLDSDSDGELESRYSSGYSSAEQVNQDVSRQLLQDGYHLDEIPDDEDLDLIPPKPIASSTCSCCWCCLGDSSCTLQ
- the Fam219b gene encoding protein FAM219B isoform X5, whose amino-acid sequence is MATGELRGHAVRTSSQGSQPGAAPDSVAGAPGLLPSAQSGGAALRLGERPPPAMEKRGPYLVTRAPSIQAKLKKHRDHAKAVLRRKGMLGALTNRPDSSGKRSVKFNKGYTALSQSPDENLVSLDSDSR
- the Fam219b gene encoding protein FAM219B isoform X1 — encoded protein: MATGELRGHAVRTSSQGSQPGAAPDSVAGAPGLLPSAQSGGAALRLGERPPPAMEKRGPYLVTRAPSIQAKLKKHRDHAKAVLRRKGMLGALTNRPDSSGKRSVKFNKGYTALSQSPDENLVSLDSDSEARLILSKPLGSFSLLERHCRQVNQDVSRQLLQDGYHLDEIPDDEDLDLIPPKPIASSTCSCCWCCLGDSSCTLQ
- the Fam219b gene encoding protein FAM219B isoform X4 produces the protein MATGELRGHAVRTSSQGSQPGAAPDSVAGAPGLLPSAQSGGAALRLGERPPPAMEKRGPYLVTRAPSIQAKLKKHRDHAKAVLRRKGMLGALTNRPDSSGKRSVKFNKGYTALSQSPDENLVSLDSDSDGELESRYSSGYSSAEVNQDVSRQLLQDGYHLDEIPDDEDLDLIPPKPIASSTCSCCWCCLGDSSCTLQ